A genomic segment from Burkholderia plantarii encodes:
- the pbpC gene encoding penicillin-binding protein 1C, which yields MIPDRAPRLARLLRGIAGALCLGAATLACAVPGYDAVRRDWRSSDWILLARDGTPLQRTRIDDGERRGDWVALADVSPALREAIVVSEDKRFYAHSGVDWRGIAGAAWANLWNARTRGASTVTMQLAGLLGDGARHSGQRSLPQKAGQAIDALWLERGWRKDQILEAYLNLVPFRGETVGLSALSYTLFGKAPSGLDEREAAVAAALIRAPNAPYPKVAERACRILRDMQAAPRCAGLDGFVQLVFARPATPSSAFLDGEALAPHFARRVAAQARPQAGARVRSTLDAGLQRFTRDTLTRTLTELNAPPQSRDVQDGAAIVIDNRSGEILAWVGSSGALSAAREVDAVLALRQAGSTLKPFLYAQAIDERRVTGATLLDDSPVDLAAGGGLYVPQNYDHDFKGWVSVRSALGSSLNVPAVRTLVLVTPHRFSKTLTALGLPLTEQGDYYGYSLALGSADVSLLTLANAYRALANGGIARPTFDLPRGATPVTASKAAPSGRRVFSADASFIVTDMLADNNARTRTFGFDSPLATHAFSAVKTGTSKDMRDNWTVGFTSRYTVGVWVGNADGAPMRNVSGVTGAAPVWAAIVARLHRDGGSVAPPAPPGVVRERVSFERAIEPTRDEWFLRGTETAEVRLAAGANGEPAASARGEAMPAGRLRTVSAGAAGLAPRAPLAIAAPTDGTIFAVDPDIPPRNQRVWFERVAGNSGPGSWRLDGRVIGRGERVAWLPWPGRHELALLDAGGKVADHVAFEVRGAVAKPGAGAAAARSR from the coding sequence CTGATACCCGACAGGGCGCCCCGCCTCGCGCGCCTGCTGCGCGGGATCGCCGGCGCGCTGTGCCTCGGCGCGGCCACGCTCGCCTGCGCGGTGCCGGGCTACGACGCCGTGCGCCGCGACTGGCGCAGTTCCGACTGGATCCTGCTCGCGCGCGACGGCACGCCGTTGCAGCGCACGCGCATCGACGACGGCGAGCGGCGCGGCGACTGGGTCGCGCTCGCCGACGTCTCGCCGGCGCTGCGCGAGGCCATCGTGGTGTCCGAGGACAAGCGCTTCTACGCGCACAGCGGCGTGGACTGGCGCGGCATCGCCGGCGCCGCCTGGGCGAACCTCTGGAACGCGCGCACGCGCGGCGCGTCCACCGTCACGATGCAGCTGGCCGGCCTGCTCGGCGACGGCGCGCGCCACTCGGGCCAGCGCTCGCTGCCGCAGAAGGCCGGCCAGGCGATCGACGCGCTCTGGCTCGAACGCGGCTGGCGCAAGGACCAGATCCTCGAGGCCTACCTGAACCTCGTGCCGTTCCGCGGCGAGACCGTGGGCCTCTCGGCGCTGTCGTACACGCTGTTCGGCAAGGCGCCGTCCGGCCTCGACGAGCGCGAAGCGGCGGTGGCCGCCGCGCTGATCCGTGCGCCGAACGCGCCGTATCCGAAAGTGGCCGAACGCGCCTGCCGGATCCTGCGCGACATGCAGGCCGCGCCGCGCTGCGCCGGCCTCGACGGCTTCGTGCAGCTCGTGTTCGCGCGGCCGGCCACGCCGTCGTCGGCGTTCCTCGACGGCGAGGCGCTTGCGCCGCATTTCGCGCGGCGCGTGGCGGCGCAAGCGCGGCCGCAAGCCGGCGCGCGCGTGCGTTCGACGCTCGATGCCGGCCTGCAGCGCTTCACGCGCGACACGCTCACGCGCACGCTGACCGAACTGAACGCGCCGCCGCAATCGCGCGACGTGCAGGACGGCGCCGCGATCGTGATCGACAACCGCAGCGGCGAGATCCTCGCCTGGGTCGGTTCGTCGGGCGCGCTGTCGGCCGCGCGCGAGGTGGACGCGGTGCTGGCGCTGCGCCAGGCCGGCTCCACGCTCAAGCCGTTCCTCTACGCGCAGGCGATCGACGAACGGCGCGTGACGGGCGCCACGCTGCTCGACGATTCGCCCGTCGATCTCGCCGCCGGCGGCGGCCTCTACGTGCCGCAGAACTACGATCACGACTTCAAGGGCTGGGTCAGCGTGCGCAGCGCGCTCGGCTCGTCGCTGAACGTGCCGGCCGTGCGCACGCTGGTGCTCGTCACGCCGCACCGCTTCTCGAAGACGCTGACCGCGCTCGGCCTGCCGCTGACCGAACAGGGCGACTACTACGGCTACAGCCTCGCGCTCGGCAGCGCCGACGTCTCGCTGCTCACGCTCGCCAACGCCTACCGCGCGCTCGCCAACGGCGGGATCGCGCGGCCCACCTTCGACCTGCCACGCGGTGCCACGCCGGTCACCGCATCAAAGGCCGCCCCGTCTGGCCGGCGCGTGTTCAGCGCCGACGCGAGCTTCATCGTCACCGACATGCTCGCCGACAACAACGCGCGCACGCGCACCTTCGGCTTCGACAGCCCGCTCGCCACGCATGCGTTCTCGGCCGTCAAGACCGGCACCAGCAAGGACATGCGCGACAACTGGACGGTCGGCTTCACGTCGCGCTACACGGTGGGCGTGTGGGTGGGCAACGCCGACGGCGCGCCAATGCGCAACGTGTCGGGCGTGACGGGCGCCGCGCCCGTGTGGGCCGCGATCGTCGCGCGGCTGCATCGTGACGGCGGCAGCGTCGCGCCGCCGGCGCCGCCCGGCGTGGTGCGCGAGCGCGTGAGCTTCGAGCGCGCGATCGAGCCCACGCGCGACGAGTGGTTCCTGCGCGGCACCGAGACGGCCGAGGTGCGGCTCGCGGCCGGCGCCAACGGCGAGCCGGCCGCGTCGGCCCGCGGCGAGGCGATGCCGGCGGGACGCCTGCGCACCGTGTCGGCCGGCGCCGCCGGCCTGGCGCCGCGCGCGCCGCTCGCGATCGCCGCCCCCACCGACGGCACGATCTTCGCCGTCGATCCCGACATCCCGCCCCGCAACCAGCGCGTCTGGTTCGAGCGCGTGGCCGGCAACAGCGGGCCCGGCAGCTGGCGGCTCGACGGCCGCGTGATCGGCCGCGGCGAGCGCGTGGCGTGGCTGCCGTGGCCCGGGCGGCACGAGCTGGCGCTGCTCGATGCCGGCGGCAAGGTGGCCGACCACGTGGCGTTCGAGGTGCGCGGCGCGGTGGCGAAGCCGGGAGCAGGAGCGGCGGCGGCGCGGTCTCGTTGA